The Thermodesulfobacteriota bacterium DNA segment TCGAAGAGTGTACCCGGATCACCCTGACCGAGGAGGATCGTTTCGGGGACAATGTCTTTGAAGAGATCGTGCCGCCGAAGCGGCGACGGACCTGTTACCGCATCAGTGATTCGGAGATGTGCTTTGTCGTCACGCGCGGATTGAGTGAAATATACGACACGCTGACGCACCTGACGTTTTTGAATATCGAGGCCAGAAAGATCGAGGCGCGGGTGGCGGAGCAGACCGGTAATATCACCAATGAATGGCGTGATTTGCAGAAACATGTCGAGTGCCCGGAAGATTTAAGCGAACACGAGCTGGAAAGAGCCATCTGGAATTTGAGCCTGATCGTGGGCCGCCCCTATTCGGAAACGCGTCAGGCTTATGAGCGCCTGGAAAAGAGCCGGGCGGCCTATCGCAGCAATAACGGCCTTTTTTCCATTGTTTATCACCTGGGAAAACGGGTGCATGAGGAGAAGAAGGCGCCGGAAAAAATGCTGTTCGTCAACTTTACGCCTTCCTTGATGAATATCATCGCCCATCAGCGCAACGGCGAACGCTGGGCAGCGGGTATCCGGTCAAAGATCAACGAGTTCGGACTGCAGGATCGTCCGCTGCATATCATCAGCGCCAACATGCACAGCGTCGTCAACCTGATTTACGGGTATGCCGCGGCCACTACCTGCGCCGCTATTCCGGCTTCCGAGGACAACCTCTATGCCTTTATCAGCTGCATCCGGGAACATGGCGCCGAGATTCTGGCCTACGGTCGCGAACACGGCCTGTTTGAAGTCAAGGACGGTTCCGGCAGTCAGGTCGACTGCCAGATCATCGACACGGCCATGATCGCCGACGTGCCTCAGCATCCGGATCACCGGATCGACTTTACACAGATGGGCAACCCCCCGCCCGTGCTTCTGGTCATGGATTATGCCTTCGGCGCCCAGGCTTACGAAGTGCTGGATTGTCTTCTCGATCCGGCCACCGGCAATCCGCCCCGCCGTTTGAACGTGAAATCCATCTCCATCATGGGCAAGGCCGGGATCCTGCCCGGGAAAAAGGGCGATATCATGCTGGCCACCGCCCATGTAATCGAGGGCACGTCGGACAACTATTTCTGCAAAAACGATCTGACGGCGGCGGACTTTGAACCGGGTATCGATGTGTACACCGGGCCCATGATCACCGTCCTGGGCACTTCCCTGCAGAACCGCGACCTGCTGCAGCGGTTTCAGGAAACCTGGCATACGATCGGCCTGGAGATGGAGGGGGCCCACTACCAGCGGGCCATCAACGCCGCCATTATCAAGGGATATATTCCCCGGAGCGTGAAGACCCGTTACGCCTATTACGCCTCGGATAATCCGTTGATCAGCGGCCAGACTTTAGCCGCCGGTGAGATGGGGTCGGAAGGAATCCGGCCGACCTATATGGTCACCCGGGTGATTCTGGAGAAAATCGTCAGCAATCCCCGGTAACCGGTCGGGACCCAAAGAGCCGCCGTATATGACCGCGTAATCCTTAAGGTGCCCTTATGGTGCGCTTCGTGGGGAGGGGATGACAAACAGACCCGGAACGGTAAAAATTCCCACTATAATCATTCATGATGGAAATGAACAGGCCGTCCGCATCCGAAGGCTGATCATCGCTTTCAGCGGTTATGTGCTGGCGTTTTTTTGTGTCGCTTTTCCGGCCCACCTGCTGGGCTTTACCCGCGACCTCAACTGGGCCGCGATTTTCCTGTTTCAGGTACTGCCTTTTGTCGCTTTCTATATCTGCCTGTTTATCCTTATGCACACCGGCATTAACCGCCGGTTCAGGGATCCCGGGCTGATTTTTATCCAGCAGTTCGTCGGCATCATCATCACCACCGTCGTCTGTTATTATGCCATCGACTCCATCCGGGGAGCCTGCCTGATCCTTTATATCCATATTTTTTACTTCGGCGCCTTTCACCATCGGCCCCGGGGCTTTGTTTTTCTCCTGCTGGAAACCGTTGTGTTGTATACGGTTCTGATCGTTCTGCTGCACCGTTATCATCCCGCCGCCATCGTCATAAAAACGGAGGTCATGCGGCTGATCATTCTGATGACAGCCCTGGTCTGGACGGCCGTCATGGGCAATTACCTGGAACTGTTGAGAAGCAAGATCCGGCAACTGGCCATCCGGGACGAGTTGACGGGAACGCTTAACCGGCGGGAGCTGTTTAAAATGCTCTCCCGTGAAAAATCCCTGGCCGACCGGTCGGGGATTCCGTTTAGCGTCTGTATGCTGGATCTGGATGATTTCAAGGGAGTAAACGACACCTATGGCCACCAGGTCGGGGATCAGGTGCTAAGGGAATTCGCGCAGACCGTCAAGGAGAACATTCGGGCCGAGGATTATCTGGGCCGTTACGGCGGAGAAGAGTTCCTGGTGGTGTTTGCCAACTTCGCTTACCGGGAGGACAGCGGCGACAATCGGTGCGTTGACCGCCTGCGGGAAGTAACGGAAACGCTGTCTTTCCCTGAAATCGCTCCGGATTTCCGGCTGACGGTCTCCATCGGGGTCAGTGCTTATCAGGCCGGGGATACCATTGACGCCCTGGTAGCCCGGGCGGACGCGGCCCTTTACGACGCCAAACGGAACGGAAAAAACCGGGTCGTGTTCCGGGCCTGATGAACCCACGGTGGGTCCGGAAACACCTGGCCCGGCCGGTTTATCCGATATTCAGTATGCTGCCTGCGCCGCCATCAACGTAGATCGTGGAGTAGCGTCGGCGTATTTCATTGATGTGCTGGGTGCAGTGGGTGGGGCAGACCAGCGACAGTCCGTCCAGAACCTCGAAATTATCAAACCCGTGCAGACCGCCGATCAGGGCTGAAACCTTCCCGGCAGAGCCGGCCGCCTTCAGAATCGCCTCCACGCCGGGATGGGAACATCCCGCTACGACAGCAACCTGCTCCCCCTGCTTGAGAACCAGGGATTGCTCGATCCCGGCCAGGGTGCCGGTTGACCAGATGCCGTCATGGAGTTGCTGCGGGGATCGGCCGACCTGGACCGTCGGGAGGTCCTGCTGCGGTAAAAACGTTTCAGGAATGAAACAGGAACAACGGGTCAGGCCAATAACGGCCGGCAGTCCGCCGATGTGGTCCCAGTGGTCGTGGGAGATGAAGATATCGGTAATCTCCGCCGGACGGATGTTCAAATATTTCATGTTGTTGATGAGAATGTTGCCGTTGGCGCCGGTGTCGAACAGGATCTTTCTGCCGGATGCTTCCACCAGACAGGCAAAGCCCCAGTCCGCCCCCAGGCGCCGGTCCCGGGTGATATTGTCGTAAATGATGGTGATTTTCATGGCCTCCGCCGGCGCCTCCCTTTGTTTTGACATCTTACGTTTCCATGCTTAATATGACGGTCTCGGGTTGTCAATAGGACAGCCCTTAGCATGGGACAGTCGACAAAACCGATGAGGATAACTACCCTGTACATAGATCCGGCGGCCGCGGATTATCCGGAGACGGCAGTCGTGAAAGACCGGGTCGGCGCGGACAAGGTGGCGGTGGCCTCTCCCCGGGAGGTGTTTGCGGCCGTTGCCGCGGCCGGCGATGTGGTGGCCGCGGGCAAGCAAACTTTGTTCCTGACGGTCAACAAGGCGCCGTTTATCCGCAAATGCCCCGGAACAAAGCATTACCGCTGCTGTGGTTACCGGATCCTGAATATCGGCCGCTTCTGCACCATGGACTGTTCCTACTGCATCCTGCAGGCCTATTTCCATCCCCCCCTGCTTCAATATTATGTCAATCAGGCGGACATGACGGCGGAACTCAAAGACCTGTTTGACCGGCCCGGCCGGATCACCCGCCTGGGGACCGGAGAGTTTACCGACAGCGCCATCTGGAACGAGTGTACCGATCTGAACCGGCGCCTGGTATCGCTGTTCGCCGGCCAGGACGCGGCCGTGCTGGAGATTAAAACCAAGACCGTCAATATCGAGCCGCTCCGGGGCGCGGACCACAACCGCAAAACCATCGCCGCCTGGTCGCTTAACACGGAAGCGGTCATCTCCGGCCAGGAGCGCGGTTCGGCTTCCCTGGAGGATCGCTTGCGGGCCGCGGCCGCCTGCCAGGCCATGGGCTATCCCCTGGCTTTTCATTTTGATCCCCTGGTTATCTACGACGGCTGCCGGGAGGACTACGCCCAAGTCATCCGGCGGCTGTTCTCGGCCGTTTCCGCCGACAACATCGTCTGGATCAGCCTGGGGTCCTTCCGCTTCATGCCGGCCTTAAAGCCCATGATCCAGGAGCGTTTCCCGGAGTCCCGGATCGTTTACGGCGAATTTATTACCGGGATCGACCGCAAGGTGCGGTATTTCAAACCCCTCCGCGTGGATCTGTACCGGTCCGTCATATCCGAGATCAGACGATTCTCCACGGATGTAACCGTCTACTTCTGCATGGAGGACGACGATGTCTGGCGGCAGTGCCTGGGGTTTACCCCGAGGCAGAAGGGCGGCCTCGCCGCCATGCTGGACAGAAGCGCGGTCGAGCATTGCGGGCTTGATCGGGACAGGGTATAATAAAAAAAG contains these protein-coding regions:
- a CDS encoding GGDEF domain-containing protein, with the protein product MTNRPGTVKIPTIIIHDGNEQAVRIRRLIIAFSGYVLAFFCVAFPAHLLGFTRDLNWAAIFLFQVLPFVAFYICLFILMHTGINRRFRDPGLIFIQQFVGIIITTVVCYYAIDSIRGACLILYIHIFYFGAFHHRPRGFVFLLLETVVLYTVLIVLLHRYHPAAIVIKTEVMRLIILMTALVWTAVMGNYLELLRSKIRQLAIRDELTGTLNRRELFKMLSREKSLADRSGIPFSVCMLDLDDFKGVNDTYGHQVGDQVLREFAQTVKENIRAEDYLGRYGGEEFLVVFANFAYREDSGDNRCVDRLREVTETLSFPEIAPDFRLTVSIGVSAYQAGDTIDALVARADAALYDAKRNGKNRVVFRA
- a CDS encoding spore photoproduct lyase family protein, which translates into the protein MGQSTKPMRITTLYIDPAAADYPETAVVKDRVGADKVAVASPREVFAAVAAAGDVVAAGKQTLFLTVNKAPFIRKCPGTKHYRCCGYRILNIGRFCTMDCSYCILQAYFHPPLLQYYVNQADMTAELKDLFDRPGRITRLGTGEFTDSAIWNECTDLNRRLVSLFAGQDAAVLEIKTKTVNIEPLRGADHNRKTIAAWSLNTEAVISGQERGSASLEDRLRAAAACQAMGYPLAFHFDPLVIYDGCREDYAQVIRRLFSAVSADNIVWISLGSFRFMPALKPMIQERFPESRIVYGEFITGIDRKVRYFKPLRVDLYRSVISEIRRFSTDVTVYFCMEDDDVWRQCLGFTPRQKGGLAAMLDRSAVEHCGLDRDRV
- a CDS encoding MBL fold metallo-hydrolase; translation: MSKQREAPAEAMKITIIYDNITRDRRLGADWGFACLVEASGRKILFDTGANGNILINNMKYLNIRPAEITDIFISHDHWDHIGGLPAVIGLTRCSCFIPETFLPQQDLPTVQVGRSPQQLHDGIWSTGTLAGIEQSLVLKQGEQVAVVAGCSHPGVEAILKAAGSAGKVSALIGGLHGFDNFEVLDGLSLVCPTHCTQHINEIRRRYSTIYVDGGAGSILNIG